DNA from Carassius carassius chromosome 25, fCarCar2.1, whole genome shotgun sequence:
AGGTTTCCTAATAGGAATAATTATAGACTCCTTCCATGATCTAGGAATGCATCCATCTATCCATACTTTATTATATAGATGTAATAAAACATCCTTCCCTTTATCACTTAAGTTTTCCAACATGGAATAACAGATTTTATCTCTCCCTGGAGATGACTTACCTAATTTCCTCAATGCCATATTTAGTTCTGACTTCGTAAATAATACATCCAATACCTCCCCTTCTCTATCCTGATTGTCAAACACCCACTTATATTTTCTTACTGTTTCTTCTCTACCTCTCTTTTCTTCATGATTTAAATTGCCTGTGCTATGCACCTTGACTAATGTTTTTGCTATAACCTCTGCTTTTTCCTTATTACTAATGATAGTTCTTTGCCCCTCAATCAGCATTGGATACTCATATTCCCTTCCAttcccattcatttttttaatcatattccAAACTCTCTCCACTGGAGTAGTTCGTCCAATAGAATCACAAAACTTTTTCCAGTACTCTTTTTTAGCTTTCCTTATTGTTTTCCTGACTAATGCCTGTGCTCTTTTATATTGAACTAAATTCAGAATATTATGTGTTCTCTTTAACTCTTCTAAATGCTCTATTTCTATCTTGTATTACTTCCTTACAGTCTTTTGACCACCATGGTACTATTTTATTCAATGTATTAGGCTTAGTTTTTGGAATTGATACTCCTGCTGCAATAATTATACCACTACTAATTTTACAACATAATTCCTCAATACCTTGATTTTTATCAACagattgtattaatttattgCTCACTTCTCTATACTTATCCCAATCTGCTTTTTCTAAAATCCATCTCTCTTCTCTTACTCCATGTTCAATCCCTACTTCCACTCCTATCTGAATTCTAATAGTATAGTGATCACTCCCTACTGTACTTCCTTTCAGTACCTCCCAATCACATTTATCTGCAATGTTTTTTGTAACAATAGTAAGATCTATTACTGACTCTGTTCCTCTTGCCACATCTATTCTGGTGTCAGACCCATCATTCAGACATACTAACTCTTTCTCTTCCATAAATTCTTCAATTACATTCCCGTTCACATCATCCTTCTCTCCCCATAATGTACTGtgtgcattaaaatccccacacccGATAATTCTCCCTGTCAAATCCTTCCAAATATCCTCCAGTTGCTTTATCTCCACTTGTCTGCATGGATTATAATAgtttataattatcattttatCCTCACTTGACCTTACTTCAATAGCACTATATTCCAATTCATTCCCCTTCTTAATCTCtttatattgaataataataataataataataataataataataatataataataataataataataataaattttatttgtaacgcactttacatcaattcaatgacctcaaagtgctacaatgcacataaaacaacaaactatatactataaactttaaaattagcgtaaaaagaaaacaaagacataaaaatagcacttttagccataggcttttctaaaaagatgggttttaagtcctTTTTTAAAAGAGTCAACAGTTTGTGGGGCCCTTAGATGGACAGGGAGAGCATTCCACAGACTGGGTGAAGCTGAACAGAAGGCGCGATCGCCCATAGTTCGAAGCCTAGTCCTCGGAGGCTGGAGGAGGTAGGCCTGTCCAGAGCGGAGATGGCGTGAGGAGGAAAGGGGGGTGATGAGTTGTTTGAGATATAAGGGGGCAGTTCCATGGAGGCACTGGTGGGTCAGAAGGGAAACTTTGAATTCAATCCTGTACTGGACAGGAAGCCAGTGGAGGGATTTTAGGATGGGTGTGATGTGGTGGTACTTCCGCACCCCCATCAGGATCCTCGCAGCACAGTTCTGAATGTATTGCAACTGCTGGATGTTCTTACTTGGGATCCCGATGAGGAGTgcgttgcagtagtccagcctggagGATACAAAGGCGTGGACAAGTTTTTCTGCATCAGGGAGAGTGAGTATGGGACGAAGTTTTGCAATATTCCTGAGGTGAAAGAATGAGGTTTTGCATAGCTGTTTTATGTAGGCCTCATAGGTCAAGTGAGGATCCATTCTAACACCAAGGTTTGTGACTGAGGATGAAAGATGGATGTCATGGCCGGAGAAGGTGATGCTGGTGATGGTGGATGACCGGGTCTGATGTGGAGTGCCAACAAGAATGGCTTCCGTTTTTGAGCTATTGAGTTGCAGAAAGTTAGCCGTCATCCACGCCTTTATCTCCTCCAGGCAGGTGGAAattgtggagagggctgcagaggggcttgggtttgttttaatgtagagttgagtgtcatcagcgtagcaatgGAAAGATATTCCATGCCGGCTGATGACATAACCAAGGGGGAGCATGTACAGTGCGAAGAGGGTGGGGCCAAGGACtgatccttgagggacaccaCAAGTGACAGAGTGTGTGTCCGATTTAGCACCACCCAGGGAAACATACTCTGTTCTGTCCATGAGATATGATGTAAACCAAGCCAAGGTAGTATCAGAGAGTCCAATAGAGGAGTGGAGGCGGTGTAGAAGGATATGGTGATCCACGGTGTCAAATGCTGCAGTGAGGTCGAGAAGGATGAGAAGTGATGGAGATCCAGCATCAGCCGTCATCAGTAGGTCATTAGTGACTCTGACCAAGGCAGTTTCTGTACTGTGGCCAGAGCGAAAACCAGACTGGAACTTCTCATAAAGACTGTTAGGTATGAGATGGTTGTGGAGTTGGTCGGAAACTACCTTTTCCAACACCTTTGACAGGAAAGGGAGGTTGGAGATGGGGCGGTAGTTAGCAGGAACTTCTGGATCAAGGCTGGGCTTTTTGAGTAGTGGCTTGATGACCGCTTTTTTCAGAGACGTGGGTACATGGCCGGACCGAAGAGACTGATTGATGATATTGGTGATCATGGGACTTATTGCAGAAGAGTGACTTTTTATCAGGGCTGAGGGAAATGGATCCAGGTCACAGGTGGATGGCTTCATCTTCCTTAGCAGGACTTCAATTTCATGCTGAGTGATATCCTTGAAACAGCAGAGGAGCTGGGTAGTCCCAGATTGAGGGTCAGTGGATattactggggggggggggtagaaaaACTAGGGTGAAGAAGGGGGGGGAGGGAAGGCGGGGAAGCAGATACAGTGGGGGGGCTGGAGAGAATGGAGCGTATCTTTCctacttttgttttaaagaatcgGATGAAGCTGTTGCACCGCTCCTGCATATTATCGAAGTATAGGGGAGTCTGGGGTTTGAGGAGATGATTTACAGTTGAGAAAAGTTGCTTGGAGTTTCCAGGGCTATTGTTGATTATGTGGGAGTAGAACCGGGACCGTGTGTCACTGAGGGACTTGCTGTAGGCCTTCTGATGTTCCCGGTAGGCTAGCTTGTGAACAGCGAGTCCTGAGTCCTTGAAACGCCGTTCGAGGACACGCCCTGTTCTCTTTTGTAGCCGCAGCTCCTTGGTGTACCAGGGGGCTGAGCATGTGAAGGTGACGGTTCTGGACTTGACTGGGGCATGGCGGTCCAGAAGTGAGCTGAGTGATGAATTGTAGAGATCCACAGAATTAGTGACTGAAAGGGGGTTTGCAGCAAAGAGATGGCAGAGGTCAGTAGTCAGGGTGACTGGGTTgatatttttaaggttcctaaaaCTGATTTTTCTGCTGGGCTTACTGATGGGGAACAGAGTGGGTAACTCCAATGTGATGGCCTTATGGTCTGACACGCCCAGATCGTGCACCGAGAGATTGGTGATGGAGGTAGAGTTGGTGATCAACAAATCAAGAGTGTGGCCTCTGGAGTGTGTTGGGACATTGACATGTTGGGTGAAATTAAGACTGTCAAGAAGATTATTAAATTCAGCTACAGAGTAGGAAGAAGAGTCgtttacatgaatattaaaatcaccaagtatgaTGATATTCCCTGGGGTTGTGTAAAGTGTGGTGAGAAGATCATACATCTCGGAAATGAAAGCTGGATTCGGTTTTGGAGGCCGGTAAATCAGAAGCATTGTAGTGGAAAGTGGCGGTTTACATTTGAATGCAAGGCATTCAAAAGAGGAATGGACAGGCAGGGAAAGGGAGGACAACTCAAAATCTACCCGGTGCACAACGGCAAGGCCACCACCTCGGCCAGTGGTGCGGGCCTTGCTGAGGTAGGTGTAGCCAGAGGGACAGGCTTCATTGAGACTAGAATAAACTTCTGGTTGTTGCCAGGTTTCAACTAGGCACATGAAGTGTATCTGCTCGTTGATTATATGGTCATGAATAAAAGATGCCTTGTTGTTAAGGgattgtgcatttaaaaattaaatttttacaggGGACGCTGGATTTGTGATAACAGAATGTCTCTGTAGGGGCCGGAGTAGGCTGTGATCAACTCCGCGTTTTCTGTCCTGCTTGGAATGAAACAGCCTCTTGGTGGCAGCGCTCTGATGACGTGTCCAGATTGACGGAATGCAGTGCTCAGGCTGCTGATGGTAAACAAAGCATCTGCATGTACTCCGATGGACATAACGGGAGCGACACAGAACTCTGAGTTTATTTACAATGGAGATGTTAAGTCCAGGAGTGAATGCAGGGTTGGAATAACTGAACGCCATGCCAAACAAGGACGAATGCAACGCAGCCTCGCAAACCGCTGGCCGACAAGGCAGCCTGTCTGCCGATAGCCCGCTTGTGCGAGCCAGCGCCGTGCACAAGTCCCACAGACGGAAAACAGTCAGATACAGGAGGACAGCCCAGATCATGGAGCAGCCGTCAAGAAAACCTCTCACGGTGGACTCCAGTCAAGTTCATGGAAGTTTGTGGAAACGGAGATACAGGGATTTTCAGGTTGGTCAAACTGTGATTGGTATAACAAATCCAAATAACTCCAAATCAAGTTCGTGAAAGCGATGAAAGAGGGCTTTTCAGGTCCTTTCAGAGGGGTTGGTCAAACTTTGATTGGtataaaataatccaaatgaGGGCTCTAGTCCCAGTGAGCAGCGGCAGCGGCAGCCAAACGCGCCAGCGTACACCTTGCTTCTACAATAGTGAAATGGTATTCCCCATAAGCTGTGCTGTGTTCTCctccacaattacaacattttaaCTCTGCCCCCTCTTCACATTTTCCATATTCGTGTTCCCCACTGCATTTGCTACATCTTTGTTTCCCCTTACATATAGCAGCTACATGTCCATATCGTTGGCATTTAAAACACCGCAGTGGTGGTGGAATGTAAACCCTGACATCGTAACTCATGTAACCGATAAAAACCTTTCCTGGGAGGTTTCCTTCCTCAAACGTTAACAAGATTGAAAGACTGTCACATACATTTCCATTCCTTCTTATTTTTAGTCGTTTTGCTTCCCTGATCTTAACATTTTTTATCCCTTCTTTCACTGAATCCACTGACTCACTCAGAGGAATCCCTGTTATTACACCTCTAACAAGCTTCTTGTCATACACCATTGAACACTTCACTCGCAGTCCATTAAGTTTATTCATCTTtattgctttctgttgttgttccACATTTTTACATATTACCAGTAAAGAACCATTTCTCAATTTTTTAGCGCTCCTTACCTCCCCCATATCTTTATGTAGAGTTTTGGTTAGTTTGATTGGGCTCCATTCATCAAAATTAGTCCCCTCTTGCAACAGTTTGATATATACCTTGTACTCATCTTCACTCCTTTTCAccgtttttttttccaatttcaaTGTCATTACCATCCGATTCGTCTCTATCTTTATTTTTCCGCTTTTTCTTTATTACTTTCCATTCTTCCAAATTCCCGCTTCCAACTTCCATTTCCCCATCCTCACTTCCTGATCCGTCACTTCCTGACCCCTGACCATTCACAGACCAGGTGTTGCCAACCGCCTGCATCTCTCCAAACCTTCTTCCGCCACGAATCCACTCACACATTCACCAAAAGTCCCAGACCGGGTTTattatagacagtaaaagaaatggacacagcgaccccattggattcaactgagaaaaatgaagtcaattagaagcacgcacttcctggggtcTATGGTCGggtgtactgcgcagactcaaactgagcttgatgacgtagatgtcacttgagcaacctgtaagtcttctaatcgctgtgccaagagaaatctgaatcacccaccgaatcttccagagaaggcgagcgtgaacaggagcaaattttggtaagtattctgattaattatctcccttgactttatgcctccacgtccccccgatagcctcacagacagtaaaagattgcctgcgagcttctcctcctgtccatacggtaatttctctactgtgcgacagagagtcgctggttatgacgcaatcgttagcctatttttttacaaaaactgcttctacggggccataacgtaagatacaaggtaattaagccttttatatattttcgtgtttctttagaaataattaatggacaaatggagtatttaaacgcctcagatttaaaattattcgctgtcaaagtgacgccaaaatgaatgggagtcaatggaaagctaacagcaggtgggggtccgctagtcaatggcggcgcccaggggtgcttcaaaaaatatgaaaccctgccccccctgacaggggcgctgcacaagatcccgggccttatgcataggcagtcctaatgggcccccctccccttgaaaatatatattccttttcaagggccctctcttcctttggggccctggtaatcagtactggttttacccccagtccagcgcccctgCCCCCTGATTAGACTAGACTATGACTtagtgttctctctctctgtccgatTTCCGTccttctctgtctgtgtgtgcacgtgcacgagggagagaaagagatagagaaaacaacaggaaaataaagaaaacaacataTGGGGGGATACAGTGacaattaaaaagtaattaaatataaaaacattttacaatcataaaagttaaaatgtatttatgaagttttttatgatgttttcttttttcatttggaTGTTTTTAAGGCTTTGTTATAAGAGGAGATTCTTTGAAGTAATAAGTAAAGCAAAAGTAAATCAGAAGTGAATATTTTACAATTAGGTTCAATGTTAAGGCATTCCCACGTAGGAGGGGACGTTCTCGCGACCTTGTGCAACATTCCCTAAAAGTTATCTAAAGGTAACGAAAGTTCCGAACCTTTACAGAACATTAGGGACGTTCTTGGAACGTCCTCTTTTGGTTATGAAAGTGCTGCAGTTCAAGGTTCCTTAAATGACTTTAGGGGGACGTTCTATTTGGGGCATTTTATGGTCACATAGCAAACGTTACAGAGAGGACATTTGAGACGTTAACAGAACGTTCTCGCATGGTcctctgttggtcatataataacgTTCCCAAAGTGACTTTAGGGGAACGTTCCATACTGGTTGTTATATGGTCATGAAACAACGTTACAAAGAGGACATTCGGGACGTGAACAGAACGTTCCCATACGGTTctctgttggtcatataataacgTTCCCGTTATTACTTTAGGGGGACGTTCGATATTGGTTATTATATGGTCACACAAAAACGTTACAAAGAGGACATTCGGGATGTTAACAGAACGTTCTCGCATGGTcctctgttggtcatataataacgTTCCCAATGTGGTTATTATATGGTCACACAACAACGttaaaaatatgacaaattaatgaacgcaaagatgtattaaatctacatctaattaatgaaaatattaaataataatacaataagtattaaacttatttgttaaataataacaCTAACATGCTAGCCATTTTATTAGGTCCTCTCTGCTAATTTTGTGGGTTAGGATTTGATATGtgttacttcaaaataaaaactatggctTTTACTCTACAGATCTAAAATCCTTGATGTGTCCATAAATCCCTTATTAACAAATAGacatacaaaacaatacaatgtcATAGATCAAGGCAACGTGAAAATAAGCGATGCATAAGTGATGCAGTTCAATTTTTCACCACATTTACATTGGAAAATTGTGGAGTTTTGTGGAGCTCTGACACTGTTTCATAGCACCCGCTTCGAAGTCGTGCgttaattttgaatttattaaGCGCACTTTACAACTTACGACACATTtaccatttattattttctatataaatgtctatatagcctactgtacatttctatacaaatattaaaaatgaatattttggtgaggcactgccacACCCGCGGCTGACTGTATTCAGAAGGGAGAGCTGCAGCCCAATTCAACTGTAAGCCACTGCTGCTGGTGCATCGTCCTTTCTTTATGTGCGGAGTGGGGAGCGCGCGCACTGCAGGGCATGGAAGCGGCCATGCAGTCGCTTGCATTTTTTTCCTGTCAACAGTataaacaacttaaaatactcaatttttggtcataagaataatacattatttaaagcttttatttgtgtaaactcACAATATCAAGAAAACTTTAGCAAAATAAACCACCACAAAAAGGACTGTTTTAAATCTGCTATGAATATGAAGTTTGCAGATTGTTGTAGGCTATTGTACTGTATCTTCTATAAAGATGAATATTACATTTCGTTAATTTAAAAAGCACGttaatgttgtataaataaataaacttttgttcTGTTAGATGTGTTCTGGCTAGTTTTTGTCAGGCGCGGATATATGGGTGGGCCTGGGTGGGCAGATTGACTggtggcccacccaatcagattaataaaaacaattaatttttttaattttaataataacaaattaataaataatttaattttaatagtttcatgaggacatttaagtaaagtagctacgaaaaatagctacaaaataaaaatattatgtcgGCATATCACGTGTCAGTCCAGTGATGCTATCATGCAACACAGCTGGTTCTCTTGTGAATTTGTTTTCTGCACGGGCCGGCCACACGCTCTCCGTGCGCGCACTGACTTAAAAGTGGCGTAACACCACTGTTACACTGTTACACTGTGAAACACACATACTCCGTGTGCAGTGCGTCACTGATCCAGACTGTAGGCTACCACAAACACATACTcactatttgtatttcaaatccagaagttatcagaaacttttattaaaaaagtaaaaaaaaaagggttgtcaGCATTGCGATTCTCTTTGTACATATACACTCTTTAATAGacgttttaacacaatttaaacaacGTATTCAGCgctacttatatatatttatatattaagttgctcaaacaagtggtaaaatatttaaccatgtaGTACTTCGCAAAATCGCAAACATTTCAAAtcttaaaattgacaaaaacagccgactaacatgccttttcttttgcatttaagttttaatacaataaatattgcatgtcacaaagaaatagttttttcacctccaccatgaatgagacgagagttgttcattatgtcgccttgttgaagtaaattttatttttccttgctttaccctggtcctaaagtaaaaaaagatgactgtgtaaaagtataaataaattaaatgcatttatggtgagattactacattttatttaattaaacgcatttatggtgagataattatattttcatgtcaatcTGTGTTCATTTTGACCACGAACCATGCACCGTCagcctgtcactttaattcagcgcgtgcagcacatcAGAAATAGACTCGGTGCGGAAACGATCTCTGCACTGCACCGCACATGGAACGGATCGCCGGACCGCATCCGCGCGCAGTGTGAAAGCTCTATAATACAGAGCCCGGGAATCAGgtgtataagattaaaaaaccCGAGGCCCCTCTGTATATTCACCAGGCCCACCTATTAATGACGTTCTGTATCCGCCACTGGtttttgtatgttgtataattataataggcctatatgtatctaggtaatgaaaaaaaataaaataataataaataaataaatatataaatatatatatacatacaaaaggaAAGCAGCTGCTTGAACCTCATTCTGGGagaagacttatttatttattttttaccatgaagaaaaaaatcaatcggATGAGTCAGGTTCTACACATCTGAGAAGAAAAAACAGGTAAGACGTTTATAATCTTATACATTACAATAATGAACGATTTTTCATGAGAAATGTTCGCCTATCTATAAGACGAATAAAACACGACAATTTTACAACCGGGAAATATGACCTATTGGGTTTATttgcaattaaacatttttaaataaattgtaaaaataatactaaattacaattattataatatgaattatttattagtaaataatactaaattatatgtatatatattaatttatactcatttaatttatatatttgaattctaATGTATTATTTATGGATAACAGGCGCTGCTAAGTATaacacaccgttgccatgaaaaacaaagtgttgctATGGACGCAGGTATCTAGACGGAAATggctattttctttattattttctttattattatttttcacattatccattacataatataacgaaattattagtattataacgcaatatatcattatataaatatacatattttttttataaaataaaaaacgtttaACACCTATATAGGTCACAAATTCTAAATCTGGCAGCGGGTATATAAGCTGGGGTCTGTGACCATCGCGCTCACACACAGCGTACTCACACCTCACTCACTCAGTGGACATCCCAACTGGACATCCCAACTGTCAGTTTCTCTGAGGTAATTCTTCTAATTAACcattctatttaaattaaaaacacaaaacaaaatgacatataatgtacgttacatgatataaataataataatatggaattATAAGGACAGTAACGTTAGCTTTTGAGCGAAATTTTCTCATGGTAAAACGGCCGTTTCCACAAGAAATTGaataaattgtcataaaattgACGGACTTTCTTTTCCAGTAATAAATGTACCACATTTACTCAGACAAACTGTTTTTCCgtctttttctttaactttatacCACTGGTCCGCACTGTCATCGCCGTTATTTGTCGTTAAATACCGTTATGTTTACGTGACGTCATTTGGTCTAAAGAAGTAGCTTATCCTTTTCAGATAAGCTCATTAATTTTTTAGGGTCTGTCATGTTAACATTagctactttaaaataaattatgaatacaattaatatcattattgtaaattatactttatttgaaatttaacgcGCCTTCTCACAGGCTTGGCTGTGAGCGTGCGCGCGTCCCTCAACCTCCGCACAAGCGCGACGGTGCCGCCATCACAGTGGGCGCGAGACCCCATTTCGCGCAAATGTGTGCACGGCATTTTTTGTAACTTTGCACGAAACTCCGCTTCTAGAGGTGCACGACTTTGAGCTTATTCTGGCCAAACAGCCAGCACCCAGTTTGcgcttgcatttaaaaaaagagcctagaaataagcagaaaaaaagaagaaataagcctttttggtgaaaataaaggtccatgtttaacaaaacataacaaaaccagaacaaactataaatacataaatacaaaacacacaaacaaaataaaataaaaataaaataataataataataataattatagtaataattatagAAATTACAATTTAATGCACAACCGGTTAGGCAATTCACAATTCAGGCATTGTATCTAATATCATCTGTATCCTTTGAAGTAACAAGTGTAAATAAAATTGTCCCACGTCGACGTATATGTGATTTCAATTCACTTTGTCTCTTTTCTGTGCTTTCCAGACCCTGCCCTACAGACAGATTACCATGATGTCATCTCAGAAGGTAGGCTTGTTTTGCAAAAAAGGTTTTCAAATTTACAGCATATTGCTGACATGCCAGAAAAGGGATCGATTTCACAGCAATGTGATAAGTTCAATGTTATATCAAGATGTTTTTCACCTTATAATGTGGCGTGAAAGATCACTGTATTTGCCTAAAAATTTACGATCTTTAGgttttttacttaaataacatGCGTGTACACATttgcagagaaaaaaacacatagcTGTGTCACACAACTGGATGCCTGCAGAAGCTAGGAAAAGAGAATACAAACGACTATGGCAGAGGGTACAacggaaaatgagaaatgtgcaCATTAACGCAGCTGGTCCTAGTACTGTGCTAAACAATGAAGCACACAATCCCAGGGACACTATGCCAATCTGGAACCCAGGCCTAAAAAATGCAATGACTGGAGAATCTAATAGTGACAGCGATGAAATGTCGTTTGTCAATACTGACATCAGTGCAGTCACATCACTACAACATACAATGGCAGAAGACACAGAGAATATGGTTCTTGAATATTCCAGTAGTGACATGGATGGAGAGTTTTTTCAGAATACTGCCAACATTGATATGCCCACTGAAAATTTAGAAGAGGAGTTAAAGAGGTGGATCAATGAATATAATATCAAGCACAATGCTGCAGAAAAACTGCTCAAAATTCTCAGGAATCACGGGCATAAACACCTGCCATCTActactaaaacattattaaaaacggATCCTGTTGAAAGCCAAATGGTGTCTGGTGTGGAATGCATTAAATTAGGAGTGACTGAACAATTAATCATGTGCTTGAATCGGTATCCCTACAATTATGCAAAAGACATCACTGAGCTTGAGATTTCCCTCAATGTAGATGGACTGCCACTCTTTAAGAGCACTGGTAAATCTTTCTGGCCTGTACTCTGCACAGTACATCTAAAACCAGCAAGCACATTTCCTTTGACCATTGCCCTCACTGAGGCCAAGCCCAAATCACTGGACTTCATTAAAGTCATATCAGATGAACTGAAAATGATTCTAATGAATGGCTTTGCATGGGGAGAAACAACACTCAATGTAAGATTGAGATGCATTACCTGTGATGCACCAGCAAAAGCCATGCTGAAGTGCATCAAACAATTCTCAGGTTACTATGGCTGTGACAAATGCACCCAAAAAGGCAACTGGGAGGGGCGCATCACTTACCAACAAGTGCATGACCTCACTTTGAGGAACGATGTCTCATTTAGAGAGCAACACCAACCAGAACATCATCACGAAAATGCTGTGTCCCCTTTCAGCAATCTCCAAATTGACATGATCAAGTCTTTCCCTGCTGACTACATGCACCAGTGCTGCCTGGGAGTGATGAGAAAAATGCTCCTACTATGGTCACAGGGCAAGTCGGGGCAACGACTATCGCCGGCTCAGCTGAGGGAGGTCAATCAGAGGCTAAGGAACTTGAGAAATGACATACCCCATATTTTTGCCAGGAAGCCACGCAGTCTGGAGGAATTGGAGAGGTGGAAGGCCACTGAATTCAGGCAGTTTATGCTCTACACTGGCAAAGTTGTTCTCCGGGGAATCCTGCCAGAAACCCTATACAGTCATTTCATGGCCTTTAGTGTGGCTTTGTGTATACTAGTGTCTCCACATTTAACACAAACCCACAATGTGTATGCCCATGAACTCCTCACATA
Protein-coding regions in this window:
- the LOC132104760 gene encoding uncharacterized protein LOC132104760, coding for MVLEYSSSDMDGEFFQNTANIDMPTENLEEELKRWINEYNIKHNAAEKLLKILRNHGHKHLPSTTKTLLKTDPVESQMVSGVECIKLGVTEQLIMCLNRYPYNYAKDITELEISLNVDGLPLFKSTGKSFWPVLCTVHLKPASTFPLTIALTEAKPKSLDFIKVISDELKMILMNGFAWGETTLNVRLRCITCDAPAKAMLKCIKQFSGYYGCDKCTQKGNWEGRITYQQVHDLTLRNDVSFREQHQPEHHHENAVSPFSNLQIDMIKSFPADYMHQCCLGVMRKMLLLWSQGKSGQRLSPAQLREVNQRLRNLRNDIPHIFARKPRSLEELERWKATEFRQFMLYTGKVVLRGILPETLYSHFMAFSVALCILVSPHLTQTHNVYAHELLTYFVEQGRHIYGKEFLVYNVHSLLHLTADATTYGSLDKCSAFAFESYMHQLKKMVRSGNHVLVQAAKRLQERSQIPIQTSEEKPIQLKHPNNVYIVSPTSCCEVLERTNSGKLLCRVFSHLTSYLYEPCDSMIYGAYVCGPSKMEILDKANLQGRAMILEDGHGRKVVFSLLHDLD